The following are from one region of the Platichthys flesus chromosome 2, fPlaFle2.1, whole genome shotgun sequence genome:
- the rereb gene encoding arginine-glutamic acid dipeptide repeats protein isoform X1 translates to MDDLFSPRRSLNSTQGEIRVGSSHQAKLPELQPRPAPGLPTPTDGEELMWTPGVNDCDLLMYLRAARSMAAFAGMCDGGSTEDGCLAASRDDTTLNALNMLHASHYDAAKALQRLVKKPLPRLIEKCWSEGDVKHFIKGLRQYGKNFFRIRKDYLPSKKTGELITFYYHWKKTPEAAGTRAYRQQRRQPSSRKAKTRSAAASVNTQPRNYSVDVSSASEDDLDSEDSEQDIKTCSHCGATSSKDWHQVGKDNNNPLLCTTCRSYENKHGCLPPAAKSASESFMFKPVKEEEEHSKHGMRTRRSRAPQLSSLRSGHRRLTGSPTSEDQQSSNQPSPSGVTSIALRSSSTDNKNESTRRTNKKIKEEVTSPKTTKRVRESTAQEPEKVTPKRQKTQDPQGSRSEGEAEVEEESSSESRSAQDDGSSDTKDIDQDNRSSSPSIPSPQQGNESDSDSSAQPNGVPSEPGATAAVLADTPVPQAHPSQGPIITAQPPPSTSSSDPAQSPPPPSPDAPQPAAGQSPASGAPNSRPVPVPQPLPGPLPLPLALGQDSPLYPGFQVPPALNSVQPLQSHGLSPHPPQRPPPFFRESQLSQPPLSGTQIKPPPTTPIPPSHKQQPNQSSTPFHQMPSNLPPPPALKPLNSLPNQHPPGAPPPPLQLMPQPMLLQSLPAHLPVISQVPTHPGKSTTPSHPPAAASHPLNAVTTSAIGPVPGLQPSFMPLPQRPSPSSTAVAPIVHIKEEPLDEIEEAESPPSPPRSPSPEPTVTNVASHASQSARFIKHLDRGYNSCSRTDLFFTPLSSSKLAKKREEAVEKSRREAEHGARQEREREKEREREREREADRNARASSSSHDSRMSESQMTVQGHGRSSYEQPPTSVAAVPPYIGPDTPALRTLSEYARPHVMSPSNRNHPFYVSLSPGDPMLAYHMPGLYSAEPSMRERELRNLRERELRERMKPGYEVKPQDMETMHPSANPMEHFARHGALGLPHMPGPPHHFAAFHPGMNHLERERMALVGPQLRQELSYAERLTAERLHAERMASVAQDPATRLQMLNATPHHHQHSHIHSHLHLHQQDPLGQGEGSSPHPLDPIATGPRFARFPFPGGHMPNPLLSDLPHDHEMLRHPLFAYPRELQGQIPQMSAAHQLQAMHAQSAELQRMAMEQQWLHGHHLHGGPLPSQEDYYSRLKKEGDKPS, encoded by the exons ATGGACGACCTGTTCAGCCCGCGGAG gAGCCTGAACAGCACACAGGGCGAGATAAGAGTGGGTTCCAGTCATCAG gccAAGCTTCCAGAGCTGCAGCCGCGGCCCGCTCCGGGTCTGCCGACGCCGACTGACGGCGAGGAGCTCATGTGGACGCCAGGGGTCAACGACTGTGACCTCCTCATGTACCTCAGAGCGGCGAG GAGCATGGCAGCGTTTGCAGGGATGTGTGATGGTGGATCCACAGAGGACGGATGTTTGGCAGCCTCCCGCGATGATACCACACTCAACGCTCTCAACATG CTCCATGCAAGTCACTACGATGCTGCAAAGGCTCTCCAGCGTCTGGTGAAGAAGCCTCTGCCAAGGCTCATAGAGAAGTGCTGGTCGGAGGGAGATGTG aaacatttcattaagGGCCTGAGACAGTATGGAAAGAATTTCTTCCGCATCAGGAAAGACTACCTACCCAGCAAAAAGACT GGAGAGCTGATCACTTTCTATTACCACTGGAAGAAAACTCCTGAGGCTGCAGGAACAAGAGCTTATCGACAGCAACGCCGGCAGCCGTCCTCCCGCAAGGCAAAGACTCGCTCTGCCGCAGCTTCGGTCAACACCCAACCTCGAAATTATTCAG TGGATGTGAGTTCCGCCAGCGAGGACGATCTTGATAGTGAAGACAGTGAACAGGACATTAAGACCTGCAGCCACTGTGGTGCAACAA GTTCTAAAGATTGGCACCAAGTGGGAAAAGATAATAATAACCCTCTGCTGTGCACGACCTGTCGATCATATGAAAACAAGCACGGATGTCTGCCGCCAGCAGCGAAATCTGCCAGCGAGTCATTCATGTTTAAACCTgtcaaggaggaagaggagcacagCAAGCATGGCATGAGGACTCGGCGGAGCAGAGCACCT caACTGTCGTCTTTAAGAAGTGGCCACAGGAGGCTCACAGGCTCCCCCACCAGTGAGGATCAGCAGTCCAGTAACCAGCCGTCCCCCAGTGGAGTGACTTCCATCGCTCTGAGATCATCTTCCACTGACAATAAGAATGAATCCACTAGGAGGACAAACAAG aaaataaaagaggaggTAACGTCACCAAAGACAACAAAACGTGTACGAGAGTCCACTGCTCAGGAGCCTGAAAAAGTGACTCCTAAAAGGCAGAAGAcacag GATCCACAGGGCTCCCGGTCAGAAGGAGAGGccgaggtagaggaggagagctCGTCAGAAAGCCGCAGCGCTCAGGACGATGGCAGTAGTGACACCAAAGATATAGATCAGGATAACCGCAGCTCCTCTCCAAGCATCCCCAGCCCTCAGCAGGGCAACGAGAGCGACTCGGACTCGTCTGCCCAGCCGAACGGTGTCCCATCAGAGCCTGGcgccactgctgctgtgttagCTGACACACCAGTCCCACAGGCCCACCCCTCTCAGGGTCCCATCATCACTGCTCAGCCGCCGCCAAGCACCTCCTCTTCGGATCCCGCTCAGagcccccctcctccatctccagaTGCTCCTCAGCCAGCAGCAGGACAGTCACCTGCCTCAGGGGCTCCAAACAGCCGACCAGTCCCCGTCCCTCAGCCTCTCCCTGGTCCGCTTCCTCTCCCGTTGGCTTTGGGTCAGGACTCTCCTCTTTATCCAGGATTTCAGGTCCCACCTGCTCTCAACTCTGTGCAGCCTCTGCAGTCACATGGCCTGTCGCCTCACCCCCCCCAGCGACCCCCACCCTTCTTTAGGGAGTCGCAGctctctcagcctcctctgTCCGGGACACAGATCAAGCCTCCTCCCACCACCCCCATTCCACCgtcacacaaacagcaaccAAACCAGTCTTCTACACCTTTCCACCAGATGCCCTCTAATCTTCCCCCTCCGCCTGCTCTAAAACCGCTCAATTCTCTACCCAACCAGCATCCTCCAGGtgctccacctccccctcttcAGCTCATGCCGCAGCCTATGCTTTTACAGTCACTTCCTGCCCATCTTCCAGTAATCTCTCAGGTGCCGACCCACCCTGGAAAAAGCACGACTCCCTCTCACCCACCTGCTGCGGCCTCGCACCCTCTCAACGCCGTAACAACTTCAGCTATCGGGCCCGTGCCAGGCCTCCAGCCATCCTTCATGCCTCTTCCTCAGAGACCCTCGCCGAGCAGCACAGCTGTGGCGCCAATCGTTCACATTAAGGAAGAGCCACTGGATGAGATTGAGGAGGCAGAGAGTCCACCGTCTCCACCTCGGAGCCCCTCGCCCGAGCCCACCGTCACCAACGTGGCAAGCCACGCCAGCCAGTCTGCACG GTTCATCAAACACTTGGACCGTGGTTACAACTCCTGTTCTCGAACCGACTTGTTCTTCACCCCACTTTCGTCTTCCAAATTGGCCAAGAAACGGGAGGAGGCCGTGGAGAAGTCGAGGAGAGAGGCGGAACACGGTGCTCGGCAAGAGcgtgaaagagagaaggagcgagagcgagaaagagaacGAGAGGCCGACCGAAACGCT AGAGCCAGCAGCTCCTCCCATGACAGTCGCATGAGTGAGTCCCAGATGACGGTTCAGGGCCACGGACGCTCCTCCTATGAGCAGCCACCCACCTCCGTCGCTGCTGTGCCGCCATATATTGGCCCTGACACGCCTGCTCTGCGCACCCTGAGTGAATATGCCCGACCACACGTCATGTCCCCCTCCAACCGCAACCACCCATTCTATGTGTCACTGAGCCCCGGTGACCCCATGCTGGCCTACCACATGCCCGGCCTGTACAGCGCTGAACCCAGCATGAGAGAGCGTGAGCTGAGGAACCtccgagagagagagctccGCGAGAGGATGAAACCCGGCTATGAGGTCAAGCCCCAAGACATGGAAACCATGCATCCCTCTGCTAACCCCATGGAGCATTTTGCCAGACATGGAGCACTGGGTCTTCCCCACATGCCCGGGCCTCCCCACCACTTTGCAGCCTTCCATCCCGGCATGAACCATCTAGAGCGGGAGAGGATGGCACTAGTAGGACCTCAGCTGCGCCAAGAGCTGTCTTACGCGGAGCGACTCACTGCAGAGCGGCTTCATGCGGAGAGGATGGCGTCTGTGGCACAAGACCCCGCTACCAGGCTGCAGATGCTCAATGCGACGCCGCATCATCACCAGcactctcacattcactctCACCTGCACCTGCACCAACAGGACCCTCTCGGTCAAGGTGAAG GTTCAAGTCCTCATCCTCTGGACCCTATAGCAACAGGACCCCGTTTTGCCCGATTCCCCTTCCCTGGTGGCCACATGCCCAACCCTCTACTCAGCGACCTTCCTCATGATCACGAGATGCTGCGCCACCCGTTGTTTG CATATCCTCGAGAGCTGCAGGGCCAGATTCCTCAGATGTCTGCTGCTCACCAGCTCCAAGCCATGCATGCTcagtctgcagagctgcagcggaTGGCTATGGAGCAGCAGTGGCTGCATGGGCATCACCTACATGGAGGCCCTCTACCAAGTCAGGAGGATTACTACAG CCGCCTGAAGAAAGAAGGTGACAAGCCATCGTGA
- the rereb gene encoding arginine-glutamic acid dipeptide repeats protein isoform X3 codes for MDDLFSPRRSLNSTQGEIRVGSSHQAKLPELQPRPAPGLPTPTDGEELMWTPGVNDCDLLMYLRAARSMAAFAGMCDGGSTEDGCLAASRDDTTLNALNMLHASHYDAAKALQRLVKKPLPRLIEKCWSEGDVKHFIKGLRQYGKNFFRIRKDYLPSKKTGELITFYYHWKKTPEAAGTRAYRQQRRQPSSRKAKTRSAAASVNTQPRNYSVDVSSASEDDLDSEDSEQDIKTCSHCGATSSKDWHQVGKDNNNPLLCTTCRSYENKHGCLPPAAKSASESFMFKPVKEEEEHSKHGMRTRRSRAPQLSSLRSGHRRLTGSPTSEDQQSSNQPSPSGVTSIALRSSSTDNKNESTRRTNKKIKEEVTSPKTTKRVRESTAQEPEKVTPKRQKTQDPQGSRSEGEAEVEEESSSESRSAQDDGSSDTKDIDQDNRSSSPSIPSPQQGNESDSDSSAQPNGVPSEPGATAAVLADTPVPQAHPSQGPIITAQPPPSTSSSDPAQSPPPPSPDAPQPAAGQSPASGAPNSRPVPVPQPLPGPLPLPLALGQDSPLYPGFQVPPALNSVQPLQSHGLSPHPPQRPPPFFRESQLSQPPLSGTQIKPPPTTPIPPSHKQQPNQSSTPFHQMPSNLPPPPALKPLNSLPNQHPPGAPPPPLQLMPQPMLLQSLPAHLPVISQVPTHPGKSTTPSHPPAAASHPLNAVTTSAIGPVPGLQPSFMPLPQRPSPSSTAVAPIVHIKEEPLDEIEEAESPPSPPRSPSPEPTVTNVASHASQSARFIKHLDRGYNSCSRTDLFFTPLSSSKLAKKREEAVEKSRREAEHGARQEREREKEREREREREADRNARASSSSHDSRMSESQMTVQGHGRSSYEQPPTSVAAVPPYIGPDTPALRTLSEYARPHVMSPSNRNHPFYVSLSPGDPMLAYHMPGLYSAEPSMRERELRNLRERELRERMKPGYEVKPQDMETMHPSANPMEHFARHGALGLPHMPGPPHHFAAFHPGMNHLERERMALVGPQLRQELSYAERLTAERLHAERMASVAQDPATRLQMLNATPHHHQHSHIHSHLHLHQQDPLGQGEGSSPHPLDPIATGPRFARFPFPGGHMPNPLLSDLPHDHEMLRHPLFAYPRELQGQIPQMSAAHQLQAMHAQSAELQRMAMEQQWLHGHHLHGGPLPSQEDYYR; via the exons ATGGACGACCTGTTCAGCCCGCGGAG gAGCCTGAACAGCACACAGGGCGAGATAAGAGTGGGTTCCAGTCATCAG gccAAGCTTCCAGAGCTGCAGCCGCGGCCCGCTCCGGGTCTGCCGACGCCGACTGACGGCGAGGAGCTCATGTGGACGCCAGGGGTCAACGACTGTGACCTCCTCATGTACCTCAGAGCGGCGAG GAGCATGGCAGCGTTTGCAGGGATGTGTGATGGTGGATCCACAGAGGACGGATGTTTGGCAGCCTCCCGCGATGATACCACACTCAACGCTCTCAACATG CTCCATGCAAGTCACTACGATGCTGCAAAGGCTCTCCAGCGTCTGGTGAAGAAGCCTCTGCCAAGGCTCATAGAGAAGTGCTGGTCGGAGGGAGATGTG aaacatttcattaagGGCCTGAGACAGTATGGAAAGAATTTCTTCCGCATCAGGAAAGACTACCTACCCAGCAAAAAGACT GGAGAGCTGATCACTTTCTATTACCACTGGAAGAAAACTCCTGAGGCTGCAGGAACAAGAGCTTATCGACAGCAACGCCGGCAGCCGTCCTCCCGCAAGGCAAAGACTCGCTCTGCCGCAGCTTCGGTCAACACCCAACCTCGAAATTATTCAG TGGATGTGAGTTCCGCCAGCGAGGACGATCTTGATAGTGAAGACAGTGAACAGGACATTAAGACCTGCAGCCACTGTGGTGCAACAA GTTCTAAAGATTGGCACCAAGTGGGAAAAGATAATAATAACCCTCTGCTGTGCACGACCTGTCGATCATATGAAAACAAGCACGGATGTCTGCCGCCAGCAGCGAAATCTGCCAGCGAGTCATTCATGTTTAAACCTgtcaaggaggaagaggagcacagCAAGCATGGCATGAGGACTCGGCGGAGCAGAGCACCT caACTGTCGTCTTTAAGAAGTGGCCACAGGAGGCTCACAGGCTCCCCCACCAGTGAGGATCAGCAGTCCAGTAACCAGCCGTCCCCCAGTGGAGTGACTTCCATCGCTCTGAGATCATCTTCCACTGACAATAAGAATGAATCCACTAGGAGGACAAACAAG aaaataaaagaggaggTAACGTCACCAAAGACAACAAAACGTGTACGAGAGTCCACTGCTCAGGAGCCTGAAAAAGTGACTCCTAAAAGGCAGAAGAcacag GATCCACAGGGCTCCCGGTCAGAAGGAGAGGccgaggtagaggaggagagctCGTCAGAAAGCCGCAGCGCTCAGGACGATGGCAGTAGTGACACCAAAGATATAGATCAGGATAACCGCAGCTCCTCTCCAAGCATCCCCAGCCCTCAGCAGGGCAACGAGAGCGACTCGGACTCGTCTGCCCAGCCGAACGGTGTCCCATCAGAGCCTGGcgccactgctgctgtgttagCTGACACACCAGTCCCACAGGCCCACCCCTCTCAGGGTCCCATCATCACTGCTCAGCCGCCGCCAAGCACCTCCTCTTCGGATCCCGCTCAGagcccccctcctccatctccagaTGCTCCTCAGCCAGCAGCAGGACAGTCACCTGCCTCAGGGGCTCCAAACAGCCGACCAGTCCCCGTCCCTCAGCCTCTCCCTGGTCCGCTTCCTCTCCCGTTGGCTTTGGGTCAGGACTCTCCTCTTTATCCAGGATTTCAGGTCCCACCTGCTCTCAACTCTGTGCAGCCTCTGCAGTCACATGGCCTGTCGCCTCACCCCCCCCAGCGACCCCCACCCTTCTTTAGGGAGTCGCAGctctctcagcctcctctgTCCGGGACACAGATCAAGCCTCCTCCCACCACCCCCATTCCACCgtcacacaaacagcaaccAAACCAGTCTTCTACACCTTTCCACCAGATGCCCTCTAATCTTCCCCCTCCGCCTGCTCTAAAACCGCTCAATTCTCTACCCAACCAGCATCCTCCAGGtgctccacctccccctcttcAGCTCATGCCGCAGCCTATGCTTTTACAGTCACTTCCTGCCCATCTTCCAGTAATCTCTCAGGTGCCGACCCACCCTGGAAAAAGCACGACTCCCTCTCACCCACCTGCTGCGGCCTCGCACCCTCTCAACGCCGTAACAACTTCAGCTATCGGGCCCGTGCCAGGCCTCCAGCCATCCTTCATGCCTCTTCCTCAGAGACCCTCGCCGAGCAGCACAGCTGTGGCGCCAATCGTTCACATTAAGGAAGAGCCACTGGATGAGATTGAGGAGGCAGAGAGTCCACCGTCTCCACCTCGGAGCCCCTCGCCCGAGCCCACCGTCACCAACGTGGCAAGCCACGCCAGCCAGTCTGCACG GTTCATCAAACACTTGGACCGTGGTTACAACTCCTGTTCTCGAACCGACTTGTTCTTCACCCCACTTTCGTCTTCCAAATTGGCCAAGAAACGGGAGGAGGCCGTGGAGAAGTCGAGGAGAGAGGCGGAACACGGTGCTCGGCAAGAGcgtgaaagagagaaggagcgagagcgagaaagagaacGAGAGGCCGACCGAAACGCT AGAGCCAGCAGCTCCTCCCATGACAGTCGCATGAGTGAGTCCCAGATGACGGTTCAGGGCCACGGACGCTCCTCCTATGAGCAGCCACCCACCTCCGTCGCTGCTGTGCCGCCATATATTGGCCCTGACACGCCTGCTCTGCGCACCCTGAGTGAATATGCCCGACCACACGTCATGTCCCCCTCCAACCGCAACCACCCATTCTATGTGTCACTGAGCCCCGGTGACCCCATGCTGGCCTACCACATGCCCGGCCTGTACAGCGCTGAACCCAGCATGAGAGAGCGTGAGCTGAGGAACCtccgagagagagagctccGCGAGAGGATGAAACCCGGCTATGAGGTCAAGCCCCAAGACATGGAAACCATGCATCCCTCTGCTAACCCCATGGAGCATTTTGCCAGACATGGAGCACTGGGTCTTCCCCACATGCCCGGGCCTCCCCACCACTTTGCAGCCTTCCATCCCGGCATGAACCATCTAGAGCGGGAGAGGATGGCACTAGTAGGACCTCAGCTGCGCCAAGAGCTGTCTTACGCGGAGCGACTCACTGCAGAGCGGCTTCATGCGGAGAGGATGGCGTCTGTGGCACAAGACCCCGCTACCAGGCTGCAGATGCTCAATGCGACGCCGCATCATCACCAGcactctcacattcactctCACCTGCACCTGCACCAACAGGACCCTCTCGGTCAAGGTGAAG GTTCAAGTCCTCATCCTCTGGACCCTATAGCAACAGGACCCCGTTTTGCCCGATTCCCCTTCCCTGGTGGCCACATGCCCAACCCTCTACTCAGCGACCTTCCTCATGATCACGAGATGCTGCGCCACCCGTTGTTTG CATATCCTCGAGAGCTGCAGGGCCAGATTCCTCAGATGTCTGCTGCTCACCAGCTCCAAGCCATGCATGCTcagtctgcagagctgcagcggaTGGCTATGGAGCAGCAGTGGCTGCATGGGCATCACCTACATGGAGGCCCTCTACCAAGTCAGGAGGATTACTACAGGTGA
- the rereb gene encoding arginine-glutamic acid dipeptide repeats protein isoform X2: MDDLFSPRRSLNSTQGEIRVGSSHQAKLPELQPRPAPGLPTPTDGEELMWTPGVNDCDLLMYLRAARSMAAFAGMCDGGSTEDGCLAASRDDTTLNALNMLHASHYDAAKALQRLVKKPLPRLIEKCWSEGDVKHFIKGLRQYGKNFFRIRKDYLPSKKTGELITFYYHWKKTPEAAGTRAYRQQRRQPSSRKAKTRSAAASVNTQPRNYSVDVSSASEDDLDSEDSEQDIKTCSHCGATSSKDWHQVGKDNNNPLLCTTCRSYENKHGCLPPAAKSASESFMFKPVKEEEEHSKHGMRTRRSRAPQLSSLRSGHRRLTGSPTSEDQQSSNQPSPSGVTSIALRSSSTDNKNESTRRTNKKIKEEVTSPKTTKRVRESTAQEPEKVTPKRQKTQDPQGSRSEGEAEVEEESSSESRSAQDDGSSDTKDIDQDNRSSSPSIPSPQQGNESDSDSSAQPNGVPSEPGATAAVLADTPVPQAHPSQGPIITAQPPPSTSSSDPAQSPPPPSPDAPQPAAGQSPASGAPNSRPVPVPQPLPGPLPLPLALGQDSPLYPGFQVPPALNSVQPLQSHGLSPHPPQRPPPFFRESQLSQPPLSGTQIKPPPTTPIPPSHKQQPNQSSTPFHQMPSNLPPPPALKPLNSLPNQHPPGAPPPPLQLMPQPMLLQSLPAHLPVISQVPTHPGKSTTPSHPPAAASHPLNAVTTSAIGPVPGLQPSFMPLPQRPSPSSTAVAPIVHIKEEPLDEIEEAESPPSPPRSPSPEPTVTNVASHASQSARFIKHLDRGYNSCSRTDLFFTPLSSSKLAKKREEAVEKSRREAEHGARQEREREKEREREREREADRNARASSSSHDSRMSESQMTVQGHGRSSYEQPPTSVAAVPPYIGPDTPALRTLSEYARPHVMSPSNRNHPFYVSLSPGDPMLAYHMPGLYSAEPSMRERELRNLRERELRERMKPGYEVKPQDMETMHPSANPMEHFARHGALGLPHMPGPPHHFAAFHPGMNHLERERMALVGPQLRQELSYAERLTAERLHAERMASVAQDPATRLQMLNATPHHHQHSHIHSHLHLHQQDPLGQGSSPHPLDPIATGPRFARFPFPGGHMPNPLLSDLPHDHEMLRHPLFAYPRELQGQIPQMSAAHQLQAMHAQSAELQRMAMEQQWLHGHHLHGGPLPSQEDYYSRLKKEGDKPS, translated from the exons ATGGACGACCTGTTCAGCCCGCGGAG gAGCCTGAACAGCACACAGGGCGAGATAAGAGTGGGTTCCAGTCATCAG gccAAGCTTCCAGAGCTGCAGCCGCGGCCCGCTCCGGGTCTGCCGACGCCGACTGACGGCGAGGAGCTCATGTGGACGCCAGGGGTCAACGACTGTGACCTCCTCATGTACCTCAGAGCGGCGAG GAGCATGGCAGCGTTTGCAGGGATGTGTGATGGTGGATCCACAGAGGACGGATGTTTGGCAGCCTCCCGCGATGATACCACACTCAACGCTCTCAACATG CTCCATGCAAGTCACTACGATGCTGCAAAGGCTCTCCAGCGTCTGGTGAAGAAGCCTCTGCCAAGGCTCATAGAGAAGTGCTGGTCGGAGGGAGATGTG aaacatttcattaagGGCCTGAGACAGTATGGAAAGAATTTCTTCCGCATCAGGAAAGACTACCTACCCAGCAAAAAGACT GGAGAGCTGATCACTTTCTATTACCACTGGAAGAAAACTCCTGAGGCTGCAGGAACAAGAGCTTATCGACAGCAACGCCGGCAGCCGTCCTCCCGCAAGGCAAAGACTCGCTCTGCCGCAGCTTCGGTCAACACCCAACCTCGAAATTATTCAG TGGATGTGAGTTCCGCCAGCGAGGACGATCTTGATAGTGAAGACAGTGAACAGGACATTAAGACCTGCAGCCACTGTGGTGCAACAA GTTCTAAAGATTGGCACCAAGTGGGAAAAGATAATAATAACCCTCTGCTGTGCACGACCTGTCGATCATATGAAAACAAGCACGGATGTCTGCCGCCAGCAGCGAAATCTGCCAGCGAGTCATTCATGTTTAAACCTgtcaaggaggaagaggagcacagCAAGCATGGCATGAGGACTCGGCGGAGCAGAGCACCT caACTGTCGTCTTTAAGAAGTGGCCACAGGAGGCTCACAGGCTCCCCCACCAGTGAGGATCAGCAGTCCAGTAACCAGCCGTCCCCCAGTGGAGTGACTTCCATCGCTCTGAGATCATCTTCCACTGACAATAAGAATGAATCCACTAGGAGGACAAACAAG aaaataaaagaggaggTAACGTCACCAAAGACAACAAAACGTGTACGAGAGTCCACTGCTCAGGAGCCTGAAAAAGTGACTCCTAAAAGGCAGAAGAcacag GATCCACAGGGCTCCCGGTCAGAAGGAGAGGccgaggtagaggaggagagctCGTCAGAAAGCCGCAGCGCTCAGGACGATGGCAGTAGTGACACCAAAGATATAGATCAGGATAACCGCAGCTCCTCTCCAAGCATCCCCAGCCCTCAGCAGGGCAACGAGAGCGACTCGGACTCGTCTGCCCAGCCGAACGGTGTCCCATCAGAGCCTGGcgccactgctgctgtgttagCTGACACACCAGTCCCACAGGCCCACCCCTCTCAGGGTCCCATCATCACTGCTCAGCCGCCGCCAAGCACCTCCTCTTCGGATCCCGCTCAGagcccccctcctccatctccagaTGCTCCTCAGCCAGCAGCAGGACAGTCACCTGCCTCAGGGGCTCCAAACAGCCGACCAGTCCCCGTCCCTCAGCCTCTCCCTGGTCCGCTTCCTCTCCCGTTGGCTTTGGGTCAGGACTCTCCTCTTTATCCAGGATTTCAGGTCCCACCTGCTCTCAACTCTGTGCAGCCTCTGCAGTCACATGGCCTGTCGCCTCACCCCCCCCAGCGACCCCCACCCTTCTTTAGGGAGTCGCAGctctctcagcctcctctgTCCGGGACACAGATCAAGCCTCCTCCCACCACCCCCATTCCACCgtcacacaaacagcaaccAAACCAGTCTTCTACACCTTTCCACCAGATGCCCTCTAATCTTCCCCCTCCGCCTGCTCTAAAACCGCTCAATTCTCTACCCAACCAGCATCCTCCAGGtgctccacctccccctcttcAGCTCATGCCGCAGCCTATGCTTTTACAGTCACTTCCTGCCCATCTTCCAGTAATCTCTCAGGTGCCGACCCACCCTGGAAAAAGCACGACTCCCTCTCACCCACCTGCTGCGGCCTCGCACCCTCTCAACGCCGTAACAACTTCAGCTATCGGGCCCGTGCCAGGCCTCCAGCCATCCTTCATGCCTCTTCCTCAGAGACCCTCGCCGAGCAGCACAGCTGTGGCGCCAATCGTTCACATTAAGGAAGAGCCACTGGATGAGATTGAGGAGGCAGAGAGTCCACCGTCTCCACCTCGGAGCCCCTCGCCCGAGCCCACCGTCACCAACGTGGCAAGCCACGCCAGCCAGTCTGCACG GTTCATCAAACACTTGGACCGTGGTTACAACTCCTGTTCTCGAACCGACTTGTTCTTCACCCCACTTTCGTCTTCCAAATTGGCCAAGAAACGGGAGGAGGCCGTGGAGAAGTCGAGGAGAGAGGCGGAACACGGTGCTCGGCAAGAGcgtgaaagagagaaggagcgagagcgagaaagagaacGAGAGGCCGACCGAAACGCT AGAGCCAGCAGCTCCTCCCATGACAGTCGCATGAGTGAGTCCCAGATGACGGTTCAGGGCCACGGACGCTCCTCCTATGAGCAGCCACCCACCTCCGTCGCTGCTGTGCCGCCATATATTGGCCCTGACACGCCTGCTCTGCGCACCCTGAGTGAATATGCCCGACCACACGTCATGTCCCCCTCCAACCGCAACCACCCATTCTATGTGTCACTGAGCCCCGGTGACCCCATGCTGGCCTACCACATGCCCGGCCTGTACAGCGCTGAACCCAGCATGAGAGAGCGTGAGCTGAGGAACCtccgagagagagagctccGCGAGAGGATGAAACCCGGCTATGAGGTCAAGCCCCAAGACATGGAAACCATGCATCCCTCTGCTAACCCCATGGAGCATTTTGCCAGACATGGAGCACTGGGTCTTCCCCACATGCCCGGGCCTCCCCACCACTTTGCAGCCTTCCATCCCGGCATGAACCATCTAGAGCGGGAGAGGATGGCACTAGTAGGACCTCAGCTGCGCCAAGAGCTGTCTTACGCGGAGCGACTCACTGCAGAGCGGCTTCATGCGGAGAGGATGGCGTCTGTGGCACAAGACCCCGCTACCAGGCTGCAGATGCTCAATGCGACGCCGCATCATCACCAGcactctcacattcactctCACCTGCACCTGCACCAACAGGACCCTCTCGGTCAAG GTTCAAGTCCTCATCCTCTGGACCCTATAGCAACAGGACCCCGTTTTGCCCGATTCCCCTTCCCTGGTGGCCACATGCCCAACCCTCTACTCAGCGACCTTCCTCATGATCACGAGATGCTGCGCCACCCGTTGTTTG CATATCCTCGAGAGCTGCAGGGCCAGATTCCTCAGATGTCTGCTGCTCACCAGCTCCAAGCCATGCATGCTcagtctgcagagctgcagcggaTGGCTATGGAGCAGCAGTGGCTGCATGGGCATCACCTACATGGAGGCCCTCTACCAAGTCAGGAGGATTACTACAG CCGCCTGAAGAAAGAAGGTGACAAGCCATCGTGA